The Ziziphus jujuba cultivar Dongzao chromosome 7, ASM3175591v1 genome includes a region encoding these proteins:
- the LOC112492485 gene encoding putative invertase inhibitor: protein MSLLLLVAGFALVNNNSLATTETQEGDLVSKTCKQTLYSQVCESSLRSDPRSKTSDLRGLAGIALDLSIANGVRTLSYINHLKSEAAANNATDLFMSSCLSDCIEQYSDAIENLHDSIHALNDKSYDTLNSLVTAAMTDSDTCEDGFKEREGYESPLTEPNQYFSKLCSNLLAITALLV, encoded by the coding sequence ATGAGTCTACTTTTGTTGGTGGCTGGTTTTGCAttggttaataataatagtcTTGCAACTACAGAGACACAAGAAGGAGATTTGGTTTCCAAAACATGCAAGCAAACACTTTATTCCCAAGTTTGTGAATCTTCTTTAAGATCAGATCCGAGAAGTAAAACATCGGATCTCAGAGGATTGGCTGGGATTGCACTCGATCTAAGCATAGCAAATGGGGTTCGTACTCTATCTTATATCAACCATTTGAAGTCTGAAGCCGCTGCTAATAATGCGACCGATTTATTCATGTCCAGTTGCTTGAGTGACTGTATTGAGCAATACTCTGATGCCATTGAGAATTTACATGACTCCATACATGCTCTAAACGACAAGTCGTACGACACGTTGAACTCTTTGGTAACGGCTGCAATGACGGATTCGGACACATGCGAGGATGGGTTTAAGGAGAGAGAAGGATATGAGTCTCCTTTGACTGAACCAAACCAGTATTTCTCTAAGCTGTGTAGTAATTTGCTAGCAATTACCGCCCTTCTCGTTTAA